The DNA sequence TCCCCCGGACCGGCCGATCGCGCCGGCAGGCCGTTCCCGGGGACACCGTGCGGGATCCGGCGGGCCGGGGGCTCTGGCCGACGCGCCGGAGGCCGCCCGGGCTCGCTGTACCGAATGGGTTACCATCCGACGCGCGGGCGCGGCCCTAGCCCCTTATAGCACTCCGGCAGGGGACACGTCTCGGTTCGCTCTTGGGGCCGGCGCGTGTTTTGCGGCCGTTTCGGAGATCTCGGCCGCGACCGCGGCACAAGACCTCAATTTGTGCATGGACAAGAGCCGGATCGACGCTTTTTTTGCACTGCAGGAAGCGTAGGAATTTCCAGCCTTCCATCGGCATCCCGGGTTTCCCAGCGCGCGCCTTTTCGCCAAACTGCGCGATCGAAGATCCGGCACGCAGGAGCAGCTTCCGTTATGGCCCCGTTCTACCCCGCGATCGAACCCAACCGGACCGGCAGGCTCGACGTCGGCGACGGCCATCGACTGTACTGGGAAGAGTGCGGCCGCCCGGACGGCATTCCCGCGGTGTTTCTGCATGGCGGTCCGGGGTCCGGCTGCGAGCCCTGGCACCGCCGGTTCTTCGATCCGGAGCGCTACCGCATCGTGCTGTTCGACCAGCGCGGCTCGGGACGCTCCACCCCCCACGCGAGCCTGGACGCGAACACCACGCCGCATCTGGTCGCGGACATCGAACGGCTGCGGGTCGCACTTGGCATCGAGCGCTGGCTGGTGTTCGGTGGATCCTGGGGCTCGACGCTGGGGCTCGCCTATGCCGAAAGCCATCCGGACCGTGTGCTGGGGCTGATCCTGCGCGGGATCTTCCTGTGCCGGCCGCGGGACATCGCATGGTTCTACCAGTCGGGGGCCGACCGGCTGTTTCCGGAGGCCTGGGCCGACTATCTGGAGCCGATCCCCGAGGCCGAGCGCGGCGACCTGGTCGCGGCCTACCATCGGCGCCTGACCGATGCCGATCCGGCAGTACGCGAGCGGGCGGCGCAGGCCTGGTCGGTCTGGGAGGGTCGCTGCTCCTGCCTGCAACCGAACCCGGACGTGCTGGCCCATTTCGCAGCGCCTGCGGTCGCGGTCAGCCTGGCGCGGATCGAGTGCCACTATTTCATCAACGGCAGCTTTCTTGCGCCGGATCAGCTGCTGCGCGATGCCGGGCGTCTGGCGCGGATCCCGGGAATGATCGTGCACGGGCGCTACGACGTCGTCTGCCCGGTCGAGCAGGCAGTCGCCCTGCACCGCGCGTGGCCTGCGGCCAAGCTGCAGATCGTTCCCGATGCCGGACATTCCGCGGCGGAGCCCGGCATTGCCGAGCGTCTGGTCGCAGCGACCGACGATTTCGCGGCGCGGCTGGCGTGATCGCGCTGATCCAGCGCGTGTCCGAAGCCAGCGTCCGGATCGGTGCCGACGTGACGGCCGCGATCGGACCGGGGCTGCTGGCGCTGGTCGCGGTCGAGCGGGGGGACACCGAGGCGGCGGTCGAGCGGACGCTCGAGCGCCTGCTCGGCTACCGGGTATTCGCCGACGACCAGGGGCGCATGAACCGCTGCCTGCGCGAAACCGGCGGCGGCCTGCTGCTG is a window from the Thioalkalivibrio paradoxus ARh 1 genome containing:
- the pip gene encoding prolyl aminopeptidase; translated protein: MAPFYPAIEPNRTGRLDVGDGHRLYWEECGRPDGIPAVFLHGGPGSGCEPWHRRFFDPERYRIVLFDQRGSGRSTPHASLDANTTPHLVADIERLRVALGIERWLVFGGSWGSTLGLAYAESHPDRVLGLILRGIFLCRPRDIAWFYQSGADRLFPEAWADYLEPIPEAERGDLVAAYHRRLTDADPAVRERAAQAWSVWEGRCSCLQPNPDVLAHFAAPAVAVSLARIECHYFINGSFLAPDQLLRDAGRLARIPGMIVHGRYDVVCPVEQAVALHRAWPAAKLQIVPDAGHSAAEPGIAERLVAATDDFAARLA